The nucleotide sequence GCCCGGTCCTTTGTGGACCAGGTCCGCCGCCTGTGCGCTGTTGACGAGGTAGGTCGCCTCGTCCGCGAAGACCTGCGCGCCGAAAGCGTGCTCGGGGTGGAAATGCGTGGTGGTCAGGTAAATCCGGCGGCCGCGGGCGTGCTCGGCCGCGAAGGCGAGCACCTTCTCCGCGTTGCGGGGACCTAGCCCCGTGTCGACGACGAGCACCGAGTGGGAGCCGCCGATGATCCCGATGTTGGGGACGAGGTCGACGCCGAGATTCGGGACCACCACGAGGTCGCGGGCGATCTCCCTGGCTTGGCCGGGTTCGACGGCGGGCTCGTGGGTGAGGGGTTCGAAGGGCATGACCCCAGCTTCGGGCCGGTCTCGGTGCGCCGTCCAAGTCCGATCTCCACCGCTTGATACCTGATGGGTATCATCGCTGGTGATGGAGCTTCGTCTGCTGCGATATTTCGTGGCCGTCGCCGAGGAGCGGCACTTCGGCCGGGCCGCCGCGCGGCTGCACATGACCCAGCCGCCGCTGAGCCGGGCCATCCGGCAGCTGGAGAGCGACCTCGGCGTCGTCCTGCTGCTCCGATCCGCCGCCGGCGCCGAGCCCACCGCCGCCGGGGCCGCGCTGTACGCCGAGGCTCGCACCCTGCTGGACCAGGTAGAACGTGCCCGTGCCCGGGTGCTGGAGGCGGCGGGGCCCGCGACGCTCACCGTCGGCACCCTGGCCGACGGAGCGGGGGAGTCGGGCACCCGGCTCGCCGCGGCGTTCCGCCGACGGCATCCCGAGGTCTCGATCCGCTTCCGCGAGACGGATTTCACCGATCCCACCACCGGGTTGCGCGCCGGGTTGGTCGACGTCGCGCTGACCCGGGCGCCGTTCGACGAGACCGGCCTCAGCGTCCGCGTCCTGCGATCCGACCCGGTCGGGCTGGTGCTGCGCACCGGTGACCCGCTCGCTGGCCATGCGTCGCTCCGGCTGGCCGACGTCGCCGATCGGCCCTGGTTCCAGCTGCCGGACGGCACGGACCGGCTGTGGCGCGAGTACTGGAACGGGGCCACGCCCATCGGGGAGCGTCCCGCCGGGCCGGTGGTGCGCACGGTCGGCGAATGTCTTCAGGCCGTCCTCTGGAACGGCTCGGCCGGGATCGCGCCGCTGGGGCACGCCCTGCCCGACGGGCTGACCTGGGTGCCGCTGACCGACATGCCCCCGAGCCCGCTGGTCGTCGCGTGGGTGACCGAGCGGGAGAACCCGCTGATCCGCTCCTTCGCGCGGATCGCCATCGAAAGCCATCGCTAGAGCGCACTTACAAGTGCGTACTTCCCTTGGGAGAGCGGCTCCCCGAAAGTGAGTCACAGCATCGCTCACCGTCCACAAGGGAGAACACATCATGTCGAGACCCGCTGTCAGGTCTCAGATCCGGGTCGGCCGCACCACCGTCACCTACCTGCCCGACGGCCACGCCTGGCTCAACCCCGCCGTTTTCCTGCCATCGAGCGTCCCGTCCGGCTGGGCGGCCCACGACGCGTTCCTCGACGAACGCGGCTGGTTCCCGGTCAGCATCGGTTCCTTCCTGATCCGCACCGGTGACCGGACCGTCCTGGTGGACCTGGGGCTGGGCGCCGCCGACTTCGCCTTGCCCGGTGCCGCCGAGTTCCATGGCGGCGGCCTGCTCGACGCACTGGCCGCGGAGGGCGTGACACCCGAAGACGTCGACACCGTGATCTACACGCATCTGCACCATGACCACGTCGGCTGGACGACGAACGTGCCGCCCAGCCCGGACGGCACGGCCGAGCCGGTGACCGGGCTGACCTTCCCGGCGGCGCGGCATCTCGTCAGCGAGAGCGAATGGGCGCACTGGTCCGGCACGAACGACCCGGTCGGTCCGGATCCGCTCGCCGTCCAGCGGCCGCTGGCCGAGGTGATCGGCTTCTTCGGAGACGGCGACATCGTCGCGCCGGGTGTGCGGATACTCGCCACACCGGGGCACACGCCCGGCCACAGCAGCGTCGTGGTCACCGATCCGGCCGCGGAGGACCCCCGCCGCGTCGTCGTGCTCGGCGACGTCATGCACTGCCAGGTGCAGATCACCGAAAGCCACTGGACGTTCGCGTTCGACGTCGATCCGGCGGAGGGCGTCGCCACCCGGGAGCGCCTGCTGAAGGAGATCGAGGACGATCGGACGATCCTCGCGGGCGGGCATTTCGCCGGTCAGGTGTTCGGCCGGGTCCTGCCGCCCACGTCGCGCCGGATCTGGGCCGCCGGCCAGGTCACCGGATAACGTCGGGGCATGCCGGAGCCACACCGCCGCCGTCCCCGTCCAGGCACTCCAGGCCAGGTGCTGGCCTGGTTGCCGGACGGGCGGCCGGCCGACGTGTACAGCGCGCCATGCCCTTCGCGACAGGTCCTGGACCGCATCGCGGACAAATGGACCGCGCTCATCGTCGGCTGCCTCTCCACGGGGACCAAGCGCTACAGCGAACTGCGCACCGCGATCGATGGGGTGAGCGAGAAGATGCTCACTCAGACCCTGCGCGGCCTCGAACGCGACGGTCTGGTCACGCGCACCGTGCATCCGACGGTGCCACCGAAGGTCGAGTACACGTTGACCAAGCTCGGCGGCACACTCTCCGCCCCGTTGGCGGTGATCCGGGACTGGGCCGAATCCCATATCAACGAGATCAACGACGCCAGGACGCGATACGACGGCGGCGTGTAGAAACAGCGGCTCCGGGGCATTCACCGGCATGCCGGACTCACCTCCAGAACCCGACGACGCGACCGTCGACGCTGTCGGAAAGCTGGTCTTCGCTCTCGAAACGGTCGAGCAGGCCCGCGGTCACCTGTACGCCTTCCATCACCTCACGGGGACAGCCGACTTCGCACTCGGCGATGCCGTCGAAGGCCTCCGGAAAGCCGGGCACGCCGAGTGGGCGGAGCGGATCGAGACCGAGCTGATCGGGCTCAACGTCCTGCCGGACAGGTGGACCTTCCAGGTGATCGAGGAGTATGACGACGGCTACTACCAGGCCTACCGCGACCTGACGCGGGACGTCGCCGAAGACCTGACCGGCGGGCGCCGTCACCTGCACGAAGAACGGATCAAGCGGCGACGGCGAACGGAGGGACGGCCGGGCCACGAAATGGGGCGGCCGTCGAGCGGCTGAGCTACTTGCGGGGGTCGTGGCCCCAGTTCATCAGCGAGTGCCGCCACGTCGTGTCCTCGATGTCACCGGACGGGCGCTGCGCGAGATGCCGGTGCACGTAGCCGACCACCTTGCGCATGTGCTTTTCGTCTTCCGCGGAGAGATCCGCTTTCTTCGTGCGCAGGATCGCCACGATCCGGCGGCCCGACTCGTGGCCGACGGACTCGCCGCCGTTCTTGTGCTGCCCCGCGTCGCGGGACTCGTCGGTCTTCAGCCACTTCTCGAGTTCCGCCGCGGTC is from Amycolatopsis lurida and encodes:
- a CDS encoding DUF3140 domain-containing protein gives rise to the protein MSEDKDIRTEFGEAVNMTAAELEKWLKTDESRDAGQHKNGGESVGHESGRRIVAILRTKKADLSAEDEKHMRKVVGYVHRHLAQRPSGDIEDTTWRHSLMNWGHDPRK
- a CDS encoding winged helix-turn-helix transcriptional regulator is translated as MPEPHRRRPRPGTPGQVLAWLPDGRPADVYSAPCPSRQVLDRIADKWTALIVGCLSTGTKRYSELRTAIDGVSEKMLTQTLRGLERDGLVTRTVHPTVPPKVEYTLTKLGGTLSAPLAVIRDWAESHINEINDARTRYDGGV
- a CDS encoding MBL fold metallo-hydrolase encodes the protein MSRPAVRSQIRVGRTTVTYLPDGHAWLNPAVFLPSSVPSGWAAHDAFLDERGWFPVSIGSFLIRTGDRTVLVDLGLGAADFALPGAAEFHGGGLLDALAAEGVTPEDVDTVIYTHLHHDHVGWTTNVPPSPDGTAEPVTGLTFPAARHLVSESEWAHWSGTNDPVGPDPLAVQRPLAEVIGFFGDGDIVAPGVRILATPGHTPGHSSVVVTDPAAEDPRRVVVLGDVMHCQVQITESHWTFAFDVDPAEGVATRERLLKEIEDDRTILAGGHFAGQVFGRVLPPTSRRIWAAGQVTG
- a CDS encoding LysR family transcriptional regulator, with amino-acid sequence MELRLLRYFVAVAEERHFGRAAARLHMTQPPLSRAIRQLESDLGVVLLLRSAAGAEPTAAGAALYAEARTLLDQVERARARVLEAAGPATLTVGTLADGAGESGTRLAAAFRRRHPEVSIRFRETDFTDPTTGLRAGLVDVALTRAPFDETGLSVRVLRSDPVGLVLRTGDPLAGHASLRLADVADRPWFQLPDGTDRLWREYWNGATPIGERPAGPVVRTVGECLQAVLWNGSAGIAPLGHALPDGLTWVPLTDMPPSPLVVAWVTERENPLIRSFARIAIESHR